Proteins encoded together in one Candidatus Hydrogenedentota bacterium window:
- a CDS encoding nucleotidyl transferase: protein MKIRKAVITAAGRGARLYPVADTVQKAMLPLVDRDGLAKPLVQIIAEEAIRSGIEEVCIVCAPGDEEQYLRQLRLLRENLRGACGGAGWACEQAARLEDLIPRLSFAVQEEPLGYGHAVWCARDFVGRESFLLLLDDHLYISALRDRRCAEQVIRLAEQEDAAVSAVQSTHERHVGRYGTVSGRRMPDLDGVYQVERILEKPSVSQAELQLQTPGLRTAHYLCFFGMHALPHRIFDILGEGLAARGDAELQLTPALQELANRERCLALEVSGIRYDISAKFGLMQAQIALGAAGTDRDGVLRAIIELLAETDRPGGPASA, encoded by the coding sequence TTGAAGATACGCAAGGCAGTGATCACGGCGGCGGGGCGCGGGGCGCGGCTGTATCCGGTGGCGGACACGGTGCAGAAGGCGATGCTTCCGCTGGTGGACCGCGACGGGCTGGCGAAGCCGCTGGTCCAGATCATCGCGGAGGAGGCGATCCGCAGCGGCATCGAGGAGGTGTGCATTGTCTGCGCGCCGGGGGACGAGGAGCAGTACCTGCGCCAGCTCCGGCTGCTGCGGGAGAACCTGCGGGGCGCGTGCGGGGGCGCGGGCTGGGCCTGCGAACAGGCGGCGCGGCTGGAGGACCTGATCCCCCGGCTGTCCTTCGCCGTGCAGGAGGAGCCGCTGGGCTACGGCCACGCGGTGTGGTGCGCCCGGGATTTTGTGGGCAGGGAGTCGTTCCTGCTGCTGCTGGACGACCATCTCTACATCTCGGCGCTGCGGGACCGGCGCTGCGCGGAGCAGGTGATCCGGCTGGCGGAGCAGGAGGACGCGGCGGTGTCGGCGGTGCAGTCCACCCACGAGCGGCATGTGGGGCGCTACGGCACGGTGAGCGGACGGCGGATGCCGGACCTGGACGGGGTCTACCAGGTCGAGCGGATCCTGGAGAAGCCGTCGGTGAGCCAGGCGGAGCTGCAGCTCCAGACGCCGGGGCTGCGCACGGCCCACTACCTCTGCTTCTTCGGGATGCACGCGCTGCCGCACCGCATCTTTGACATTCTGGGCGAGGGGCTGGCGGCGCGCGGCGACGCGGAGCTGCAATTGACCCCGGCGCTCCAGGAGCTCGCCAACCGCGAGCGCTGCCTGGCGCTGGAGGTGTCGGGCATCCGATACGACATCAGCGCGAAGTTCGGGCTGATGCAGGCGCAGATCGCCCTGGGCGCGGCGGGCACGGACCGCGACGGCGTGCTCCGCGCGATCATCGAGCTGCTGGCCGAGACGGACCGGCCCGGGGGGCCGGCGTCGGCATGA
- a CDS encoding L-rhamnose mutarotase: MLAGCRHAGLGPDDAVQRFGSVIGLKAEKLDYYKELHANAWPGVLDKIRECNIQNYSIYLHRLDDGNYYLFSYFEYTGEDFKGDMARMAADPLTQKWWKETDPCQFAVKHRAEGEWWADMEEVFHTP, from the coding sequence ATGCTCGCGGGCTGCCGGCACGCCGGGCTGGGTCCGGACGACGCCGTCCAGCGCTTCGGCAGCGTCATTGGCCTGAAGGCGGAGAAGCTGGACTACTACAAGGAACTGCATGCCAACGCCTGGCCCGGCGTGCTGGACAAGATCCGGGAGTGCAACATTCAGAACTACTCGATCTACCTCCACCGGCTGGACGACGGCAACTACTACCTTTTCAGCTACTTCGAGTACACCGGAGAGGATTTCAAGGGGGACATGGCCCGGATGGCCGCCGATCCCCTCACGCAGAAATGGTGGAAGGAGACCGACCCCTGCCAGTTCGCCGTCAAGCACCGCGCCGAAGGCGAGTGGTGGGCGGACATGGAGGAGGTGTTCCACACCCCGTAA
- a CDS encoding UTP--glucose-1-phosphate uridylyltransferase, translating into MSGTNPFIETITSRDPALRDRSFRSLCAGLSPEALLAACDELDRFRRASDNLYERVRAALFLHAAHRFFLQESPAFPSLGAIPPEGFDALLSRRFEEAVSAFTAAMRRDGPNGALSSALAQAYHQLAFQTLSDQVRRSVRASRGNQWMFRVGHADDHPVRIRPELMRRGDGGLFPVLMETTPVRLDLSHSGWSDIFFLGMDYPEGARVLNISVDLGVHGRDDAVRPPIAAYVRVIPEPLLRLTSVDLEATKDVTELRDLFNFGNDYLSLLKAGVIASGLVPPSLEGTHQPLARVMERVVGPGMGVELVTRVNDIPKGSRLAVSTNMLVSIISALMRATGQTGSLEGSLPEEERRLVASRAILGEWLGGSGGGWQDSGGTWPGFKVIEGAEAVEGDPEYGVSRGRLLPRHRILGAGDLHPEIAERMAASLVLIHGGMAQNVGPILEMVTEKYLLRGEAEWRARGDTAEIFDGIRAALRGGDIRGLAQCTTRNWNGPLKTIIPWVTNRFTETIIRRAGEALGDDFWGFLMLGGMSGGGMAMFVAPERCAAFRDGILRIMRETKAELEDALAFAMDPVVYTFDINRDGTTARLLTGDAALLPGRYYGLQIPELIRRSAEESSRLRRVELDRFTARGDVPGESQRLLRRMVAGLFNVSGAAAGSERAEWDAEAARVKAENGFDEIQHGQMRADLQHGRIGLAHNRLPVDTRIENVEEGDVLRLTGDAGRRKTGEAALREGRVAVMSLAAGVGSRWTTGAGVIKAVNPFVQLGSRHRSFLEIHVAKTRRTAELFGAPPPHIVSTSYLTHGAIEKHLRLNGHYGYGGPVVLSPGRSIGQRFVPMVRDLVFLWETMPQETLDEQKQKVRDAVRSTLMGWAREKGEGTDYTDNVPVQRFNPPGHWYEAANLLRNGVLAGLLRERPQLETIMLHNIDTLGADLDPGALGAHLESGNTLSFEVVPRRMDDRGGGLARVNGRVRLLEGLAQPREEDELRLSFYNSMTTWIQIDPLLALFGLTRADLDGPEERIAGAVRDVARLMPTYVTIKEVKRRWGHGQEDVYPVAQCEKLWSDMTALVPAGKGCGYIAVPRMRGQQLKAPDQLDAWANDGSKDHIARISGLE; encoded by the coding sequence ATGAGCGGCACGAACCCCTTCATCGAGACGATCACGAGCCGGGATCCGGCCCTGCGCGACCGGTCTTTCCGCTCGCTGTGCGCGGGTCTGTCCCCGGAGGCCCTGCTGGCGGCGTGCGACGAGCTGGACCGCTTCCGCCGCGCGTCGGACAACCTGTACGAGCGCGTGCGCGCGGCGCTCTTCCTCCACGCGGCGCACCGCTTCTTCCTCCAGGAATCCCCGGCCTTCCCGTCGTTGGGCGCGATTCCGCCGGAGGGCTTCGACGCCCTGCTCTCGCGGCGCTTTGAGGAGGCGGTGAGCGCCTTCACGGCGGCGATGCGCCGGGACGGGCCGAACGGGGCGCTGTCCAGCGCGCTGGCGCAGGCCTACCACCAGCTCGCGTTCCAGACCCTGAGCGACCAGGTCCGGCGGAGCGTCCGCGCCAGCCGGGGCAACCAGTGGATGTTCCGCGTGGGCCACGCCGACGACCACCCGGTCCGCATCCGGCCGGAACTGATGCGGCGCGGCGACGGGGGACTTTTCCCCGTGCTCATGGAGACGACGCCGGTGCGGCTGGACCTGAGCCACAGCGGGTGGTCGGACATCTTCTTCCTGGGGATGGACTATCCCGAGGGCGCGCGGGTGCTGAACATCTCCGTGGACCTCGGGGTCCACGGGCGCGACGACGCCGTGCGCCCGCCCATCGCGGCGTATGTCCGCGTGATCCCCGAGCCGCTGCTGCGGCTGACCAGCGTGGACCTGGAGGCGACGAAGGACGTCACGGAGCTGCGCGACCTGTTCAACTTCGGAAACGACTACCTGAGCCTGCTGAAGGCGGGCGTGATCGCGTCGGGCCTCGTGCCGCCGTCACTGGAGGGCACGCACCAGCCCCTGGCGCGGGTGATGGAGCGGGTGGTGGGGCCGGGCATGGGCGTCGAGCTGGTCACCCGGGTCAACGACATCCCCAAGGGCTCGCGGCTGGCCGTGTCCACGAACATGCTGGTGTCCATCATCAGCGCGCTCATGCGGGCCACGGGCCAGACCGGAAGCCTGGAGGGCAGCCTGCCGGAGGAGGAGCGGCGCCTCGTGGCGTCGCGGGCCATCCTCGGCGAGTGGCTGGGCGGCTCCGGCGGCGGCTGGCAGGACTCCGGCGGCACCTGGCCGGGCTTCAAGGTGATCGAGGGGGCCGAGGCGGTGGAGGGCGACCCCGAATACGGCGTGAGCCGCGGGCGGCTCCTGCCGCGCCACCGCATCCTCGGCGCGGGCGACCTGCACCCGGAGATTGCGGAGCGGATGGCGGCGTCGCTGGTCCTGATCCACGGCGGCATGGCGCAGAACGTCGGCCCCATCCTGGAGATGGTGACGGAGAAATACCTCCTGCGCGGCGAGGCGGAGTGGCGCGCGCGCGGGGACACGGCGGAGATCTTCGACGGCATCCGCGCGGCCCTGCGCGGCGGCGACATCCGCGGGCTCGCGCAATGCACCACGCGGAACTGGAACGGCCCGCTCAAGACGATCATCCCCTGGGTGACCAACCGGTTCACGGAGACGATCATCCGCCGCGCGGGCGAGGCGCTGGGGGACGACTTCTGGGGCTTCCTCATGCTCGGCGGCATGTCCGGCGGCGGCATGGCCATGTTCGTCGCGCCGGAGCGCTGCGCCGCCTTCCGCGACGGGATCCTGCGGATCATGCGCGAGACCAAGGCCGAGCTGGAGGACGCCCTCGCCTTCGCCATGGACCCCGTGGTCTACACCTTCGACATCAACCGCGACGGCACGACCGCGCGGCTTCTGACGGGCGACGCGGCCCTCCTTCCCGGGCGCTACTACGGACTCCAGATCCCCGAGCTGATCCGGCGCAGCGCCGAGGAGTCCTCCCGCCTGCGCCGCGTGGAGCTGGACCGCTTCACCGCGCGGGGCGACGTCCCCGGCGAGTCGCAGCGCCTCCTGCGCCGCATGGTTGCCGGACTGTTCAACGTCTCCGGCGCGGCGGCGGGGAGCGAGCGCGCCGAATGGGACGCCGAGGCCGCGCGCGTCAAGGCGGAGAACGGCTTCGACGAGATCCAGCACGGGCAGATGCGCGCCGACCTCCAGCACGGCCGCATCGGCCTGGCGCACAACCGCCTGCCCGTGGACACGCGGATCGAGAATGTGGAGGAGGGGGACGTCCTCCGCCTCACGGGCGACGCCGGACGCCGGAAAACCGGCGAGGCCGCCCTGCGGGAGGGGCGCGTCGCCGTGATGAGCCTCGCGGCGGGCGTGGGCAGCCGGTGGACCACCGGCGCGGGGGTCATCAAGGCGGTCAACCCCTTTGTGCAGCTCGGCAGCCGCCACCGAAGCTTCCTGGAAATCCATGTTGCCAAAACAAGGCGGACGGCGGAACTCTTCGGCGCCCCGCCGCCGCACATCGTCTCCACGAGCTACCTCACCCATGGGGCCATTGAAAAGCACCTGAGGCTGAACGGCCACTACGGCTACGGCGGCCCCGTCGTGCTCTCCCCGGGCCGGTCCATCGGCCAGCGCTTTGTGCCCATGGTCCGCGACCTGGTCTTCCTGTGGGAGACCATGCCGCAGGAGACCCTCGACGAGCAGAAGCAGAAGGTGCGCGACGCGGTTCGGAGCACGCTCATGGGCTGGGCCCGCGAAAAGGGCGAGGGCACGGACTACACGGACAACGTGCCCGTCCAGCGCTTCAACCCGCCGGGCCACTGGTACGAGGCGGCAAACCTCCTGCGCAACGGCGTGCTCGCCGGACTGCTCCGCGAGCGTCCGCAGCTTGAGACGATCATGCTGCACAACATTGACACCCTCGGCGCGGACCTCGACCCCGGGGCCCTCGGCGCCCACCTCGAAAGCGGCAACACCCTCAGCTTCGAGGTGGTGCCGCGCCGCATGGACGACCGGGGCGGCGGCCTCGCCCGGGTCAACGGCAGGGTCCGCCTGCTGGAGGGCCTCGCCCAGCCCCGCGAGGAGGACGAACTCCGCCTGAGCTTCTACAACAGCATGACCACCTGGATCCAGATTGACCCGCTGCTGGCGCTCTTCGGCCTGACGCGAGCCGACCTGGACGGCCCGGAGGAGCGCATCGCCGGCGCCGTGCGCGATGTGGCACGCCTCATGCCCACCTATGTCACCATCAAGGAGGTCAAACGCCGCTGGGGCCACGGGCAGGAGGACGTGTACCCCGTCGCCCAGTGCGAGAAGCTCTGGAGCGACATGACCGCCCTCGTGCCCGCCGGAAAGGGCTGCGGCTACATCGCCGTGCCCCGCATGCGCGGCCAGCAGCTCAAGGCCCCCGACCAGCTCGACGCCTGGGCCAACGACGGCAGCAAGGACCATATCGCGCGGATTTCCGGACTGGAGTAG